One Leclercia pneumoniae genomic region harbors:
- the fruA gene encoding PTS fructose transporter subunit IIBC: MKTLLIIDSALGQARAYMAKTLLGAAAHKAHLDILDNPNDAELVIVLGDTIPADSALNGKKVWLGDINRAVAHPELFLSEAKDHASVYTLPAATAPALSGGPKRVVAVTACPTGVAHTFMAAEAIETEAKKRGWWVKVETRGSVGAGNAITPEEVAEADLVIVAADIEVDLAKFAGKPMYRTSTGLALKKTAQEFDKAVAEAKPYQAAGGAQGATETKKESAGAYRHLLTGVSYMLPMVVAGGLCIALSFAFGIEAFKEPNTLAAALMQIGGGSAFALMVPVLAGYIAFSIADRPGLTPGLIGGMLAVSTGSGFIGGIIAGFLAGYVAKLISSKLKLPQSMEALKPILIIPLLSSLVVGLGMIYLIGKPVAGILEGLTHWLQTMGTANAVLLGAILGGMMCTDMGGPVNKAAYAFGVGLLSTQTYAPMAAIMAAGMVPPLALGLATIIAHRKFDKAQQEGGKAALVLGLCFITEGAIPFAARDPMRVLPCCIAGGAVTGAISMAIGAKLMAPHGGLFVLLIPGAITPVLGYLLAIIAGTLVAGLSYAVLKRPEAEAVAKAA; this comes from the coding sequence ATGAAAACGCTGCTGATTATCGACTCTGCTCTCGGACAGGCCCGCGCCTATATGGCAAAGACCCTGCTGGGCGCGGCGGCACACAAAGCACATCTGGATATCCTGGACAACCCGAACGATGCCGAACTGGTGATCGTTCTGGGCGACACCATTCCTGCTGACAGCGCGCTGAACGGCAAAAAGGTGTGGCTGGGCGATATCAATCGCGCGGTTGCCCACCCGGAGCTGTTCCTGAGCGAAGCGAAGGATCACGCCTCGGTCTATACCCTGCCAGCGGCAACGGCACCGGCCCTGAGCGGCGGTCCGAAACGCGTGGTGGCGGTGACAGCCTGTCCAACGGGCGTGGCACACACTTTCATGGCGGCTGAAGCCATTGAAACCGAAGCCAAAAAACGTGGCTGGTGGGTAAAAGTTGAAACCCGCGGCTCCGTGGGTGCAGGCAATGCCATCACCCCCGAAGAGGTGGCTGAAGCGGATCTGGTGATCGTGGCGGCAGACATCGAAGTGGATCTGGCGAAATTCGCCGGAAAACCGATGTACCGTACCTCTACTGGTCTGGCGTTGAAGAAGACCGCGCAGGAGTTCGATAAGGCCGTAGCAGAAGCGAAGCCGTATCAGGCGGCGGGCGGTGCCCAGGGCGCGACGGAAACCAAAAAAGAGTCTGCTGGCGCTTATCGTCACCTGCTGACCGGGGTTTCCTATATGCTGCCGATGGTGGTAGCTGGTGGTCTGTGTATCGCACTCTCCTTCGCTTTCGGTATCGAAGCCTTTAAAGAGCCGAACACGCTGGCTGCGGCGCTGATGCAAATTGGTGGGGGTTCTGCCTTCGCGCTGATGGTACCTGTCCTGGCAGGTTATATCGCCTTCTCTATCGCGGATCGTCCGGGTCTGACTCCAGGTCTTATCGGCGGTATGTTGGCTGTAAGCACAGGTTCAGGTTTCATCGGCGGGATCATCGCGGGCTTCCTGGCCGGTTATGTTGCGAAGCTGATTAGTTCGAAGTTGAAATTGCCGCAGAGTATGGAAGCGCTGAAGCCGATCCTGATCATTCCGCTGCTTTCAAGCCTGGTGGTGGGTCTGGGAATGATCTACCTGATCGGTAAGCCGGTCGCGGGTATCCTCGAAGGCCTGACCCACTGGCTGCAAACCATGGGCACTGCCAATGCGGTACTGCTGGGCGCAATCCTCGGGGGCATGATGTGTACCGATATGGGCGGCCCGGTGAACAAAGCGGCCTATGCGTTTGGTGTTGGCCTGCTGAGTACCCAGACTTACGCGCCGATGGCTGCCATTATGGCTGCCGGTATGGTGCCACCGCTGGCGCTGGGCCTGGCGACAATCATTGCACACCGTAAATTCGATAAGGCACAACAGGAAGGCGGCAAAGCAGCGCTGGTTCTCGGTCTGTGCTTCATCACCGAGGGTGCCATTCCGTTCGCTGCGCGTGACCCAATGCGCGTTCTGCCTTGCTGTATCGCGGGTGGTGCAGTGACCGGTGCTATCTCTATGGCCATTGGTGCGAAGCTGATGGCACCGCACGGCGGTCTGTTTGTCCTGCTGATCCCTGGGGCGATCACGCCGGTACTGGGTTACCTGCTGGCGATTATCGCCGGTACCCTGGTGGCGGGCCTCTCTTACGCGGTGCTGAAGCGCCCGGAAGCGGAAGCAGTTGCCAAAGCGGCTTAA
- the fruK gene encoding 1-phosphofructokinase, whose amino-acid sequence MSRRVATITLNPAYDLVGFCPEIERGEVNLVRTTGLHAAGKGINVAKVLKDLGIDVTVGGFLGKDNQDGFQQLFSELGIANRFQIVQGRTRINVKLTEKDGEVTDLNFSGFEVTQSDWERFVNDSLSWLGQFDMVCVSGSLPSGVSPEAFTDWMTRLRSQCPCIIFDSSRDALVAGLKAAPWLVKPNRRELEIWAGRKLPELKDVIDAAHALREQGIAHVVISLGAEGALWVNASGEWIAKPPSMEVVSTVGAGDSMVGGLIYGLLMRESSEHTLRLATAVAALAVSQSNVGITDRTQLAAMMARVDLKPFN is encoded by the coding sequence ATGAGCAGACGTGTTGCAACGATTACGCTGAACCCGGCTTACGACCTGGTAGGATTCTGCCCGGAGATTGAGCGCGGCGAAGTCAACCTGGTGCGCACCACTGGCCTGCATGCGGCAGGTAAAGGGATCAATGTGGCGAAGGTGCTGAAAGATCTGGGCATCGATGTCACCGTAGGCGGCTTCCTGGGCAAAGATAACCAGGACGGCTTTCAGCAGCTGTTCAGCGAACTGGGCATTGCTAACCGTTTCCAGATTGTGCAGGGCCGTACCCGCATCAACGTGAAGCTGACCGAGAAAGACGGTGAAGTGACCGACCTGAACTTCTCCGGCTTCGAAGTGACGCAGTCAGACTGGGAACGTTTTGTTAACGACTCGCTCTCCTGGCTGGGCCAGTTCGACATGGTATGCGTCAGCGGCAGTCTGCCGTCGGGCGTCAGCCCGGAAGCCTTTACCGACTGGATGACGCGTCTGCGCAGCCAGTGCCCGTGCATTATTTTCGACAGCAGCCGTGATGCGCTGGTTGCAGGCCTTAAAGCCGCACCATGGCTAGTCAAACCAAATCGTCGCGAACTGGAAATCTGGGCTGGCCGTAAGCTGCCAGAATTGAAAGATGTGATTGATGCTGCCCATGCGCTGCGTGAACAGGGTATCGCTCATGTGGTGATTTCATTGGGTGCAGAAGGCGCGCTGTGGGTTAACGCGTCTGGCGAATGGATTGCCAAACCGCCGTCGATGGAAGTGGTAAGCACCGTTGGCGCAGGGGATTCCATGGTAGGTGGGCTGATTTACGGCCTGCTGATGCGTGAATCCAGTGAACACACGTTACGTCTTGCTACCGCTGTTGCTGCCCTGGCCGTGAGCCAGAGCAATGTCGGTATTACCGATCGTACCCAGTTAGCCGCGATGATGGCGCGCGTTGACTTAAAACCCTTTAACTAA
- a CDS encoding mannitol dehydrogenase family protein, protein MKTIASITLPANVKQPQYDRQQLRSRIVHFGFGAFHRAHQALLTDRVLNSEGGDWGICEISLFSGDKLMSQLRAQDHLFTVLEKGADGNQPIIVGAVHECLNAKLDSLAAIIEKFCEPQVAIVSLTITEKGYCIDPATGKLDVQNERILHDLENPTEPHSAPGILVEALHRRRERGLTPFSVLSCDNIPDNGHVVKNAVLGMAQKRSPELAEWIAEHVSFPGTMVDRIVPAATDASLAEIADVLGVDDPCAISCEPFIQWVVEDNFVAGRPAWEAAGVQLVQDVLPWEQMKLRMLNGSHSFLAWLGYLSGFAHISDCMQDEALRKAARQLMLTEQAPTLRITGVDLDAYADSLIDRFTNPALQHRTWQIAMDGSQKLPQRMLEGIRVHLQRGTPWPLLALGVAGWMRYVSGVDDAGQAIDVRDPLSDKIRAIVDSSTEQTRVQALLGLSEIFGEDLPQDAGFVDAVSNAYQRIQHTGARQAIIDTLNLSQ, encoded by the coding sequence ATGAAGACAATTGCCTCTATTACGCTGCCCGCTAACGTTAAGCAGCCCCAGTACGATCGTCAGCAACTGCGCTCCCGCATCGTCCATTTTGGATTTGGTGCTTTTCATCGCGCGCATCAGGCGCTGTTAACCGATCGCGTGCTGAATTCCGAGGGCGGCGACTGGGGTATCTGTGAGATTAGCCTGTTTAGCGGCGATAAGCTGATGAGCCAGCTGCGCGCGCAGGATCACCTGTTTACCGTGCTGGAAAAAGGGGCGGACGGGAATCAACCCATCATCGTCGGCGCGGTGCATGAGTGCCTGAACGCGAAGCTTGATTCGCTGGCCGCCATTATTGAGAAGTTCTGTGAACCGCAGGTGGCGATAGTCTCTCTGACCATTACGGAAAAGGGTTACTGCATTGATCCTGCCACCGGCAAACTGGATGTGCAGAACGAACGTATTCTTCACGATCTGGAAAATCCCACTGAGCCACACTCGGCGCCGGGTATTCTGGTCGAAGCGTTACACCGTCGTCGCGAACGCGGCCTGACGCCCTTCAGCGTACTCTCCTGCGATAACATCCCCGATAACGGTCATGTAGTGAAAAATGCGGTGCTGGGCATGGCGCAGAAACGCTCGCCGGAACTGGCTGAGTGGATTGCGGAACATGTTAGCTTCCCGGGGACGATGGTGGATCGCATTGTTCCTGCAGCGACCGACGCCTCCCTTGCGGAAATTGCTGACGTGCTGGGTGTGGATGATCCCTGCGCCATCAGCTGTGAGCCCTTTATCCAGTGGGTGGTTGAAGATAATTTTGTGGCCGGTCGCCCGGCGTGGGAAGCCGCGGGCGTTCAGCTTGTGCAGGATGTGTTGCCCTGGGAGCAGATGAAGCTGCGAATGCTTAATGGCAGCCACTCTTTCCTCGCCTGGCTGGGTTATCTCAGCGGGTTTGCCCATATCAGCGACTGCATGCAGGACGAGGCTTTGCGCAAGGCTGCCCGTCAGCTGATGCTGACCGAACAAGCCCCTACCCTGCGCATTACCGGTGTGGATCTGGATGCGTATGCCGACAGTCTGATCGACCGTTTTACTAACCCGGCCCTGCAGCACCGTACATGGCAGATTGCGATGGATGGCAGCCAGAAGCTGCCCCAGCGCATGCTGGAAGGGATCCGCGTGCACCTGCAGCGCGGCACGCCGTGGCCACTGCTGGCGCTTGGCGTAGCGGGCTGGATGCGTTACGTCAGCGGCGTGGATGATGCGGGTCAGGCCATCGACGTACGCGATCCCCTGAGCGACAAAATCCGCGCTATCGTCGACAGCAGTACCGAGCAGACGCGCGTGCAGGCGCTGCTTGGCCTGAGCGAAATTTTTGGCGAGGATCTGCCGCAGGATGCCGGGTTTGTTGACGCCGTCAGCAACGCTTACCAGCGTATTCAGCACACCGGCGCCCGCCAGGCGATCATTGATACGCTAAACCTTTCCCAATAA
- the yeiP gene encoding elongation factor P-like protein YeiP, with product MPRANEIKKGMVLNYNSKLLIVKDIDIQAPSARGAATLYKMRFSDVRTGLKVEERFKGDDIVDTVTLTRRFVDFSYIDGNEYVFMDKEDYTPYIFTKDQIADELQFMPEGGMPDMQVLTWDGQLLALELPQTVDLEIVETAPGIKGASASARNKPATLTTGLVVQVPEYLSAGEKIRIHIEEKRYMGRAD from the coding sequence ATGCCAAGAGCGAACGAAATTAAAAAAGGTATGGTGCTGAACTACAACAGCAAGCTGCTGATTGTGAAGGATATTGATATCCAGGCACCGAGCGCCCGTGGCGCAGCGACGCTGTATAAAATGCGTTTCTCCGATGTCCGCACCGGTCTTAAAGTGGAAGAGCGCTTTAAAGGCGACGATATCGTCGATACCGTGACCCTGACCCGCCGCTTCGTTGACTTCTCTTATATTGATGGCAACGAATACGTGTTTATGGATAAAGAAGATTACACCCCGTATATCTTCACCAAAGATCAGATCGCAGACGAGCTGCAGTTTATGCCTGAAGGCGGCATGCCGGATATGCAGGTACTGACCTGGGACGGCCAGCTGCTGGCGCTTGAGCTACCGCAGACCGTTGATCTGGAAATCGTTGAGACCGCACCGGGCATCAAAGGGGCTTCAGCCAGCGCCCGTAACAAACCGGCGACGCTGACCACCGGCCTGGTAGTGCAGGTTCCGGAGTACCTCTCCGCTGGTGAGAAGATCCGTATCCATATCGAAGAAAAACGTTATATGGGTCGTGCAGACTAA
- a CDS encoding YkgJ family cysteine cluster protein, whose protein sequence is MECRPDCGACCTAPSITSPIPGMPNGKPANTPCVQLDAQQRCKIFGSPLRPKVCAGLQPAADMCGSSRQQAMTWLLELEALTAP, encoded by the coding sequence ATGGAATGCCGTCCAGACTGTGGAGCGTGCTGTACTGCACCCTCCATTACCAGCCCGATTCCCGGCATGCCCAACGGCAAGCCGGCGAATACACCGTGCGTACAGCTGGATGCGCAGCAGCGCTGTAAGATTTTTGGCTCACCGCTACGCCCAAAAGTCTGCGCCGGCCTGCAGCCCGCAGCCGATATGTGCGGCAGTTCGCGCCAGCAGGCGATGACCTGGCTGCTGGAGCTGGAGGCGCTGACCGCGCCTTAA
- a CDS encoding transcriptional regulator YeiL gives MKEIHNEVVKQELILQSGYKERFSVDILRDTRLFEVAAGEEIVRVGQQPAWLFYLVRGRARLYATSANGRVSLIDFFTAPCFIGEIELVDADHEPRAVQAIEACWCLALPMKQYRPLLLNDATFLRHLCIALSRKNYRNIVSLTQNQSFPLINRLAAFILLTQNCDIYREKHTQAAEYMGVSYRHLLYVIAQFTQEGVLIKQKAGYIIKNKSRLLNLAREMDPENNFSELLR, from the coding sequence GTGAAAGAGATCCACAATGAGGTTGTTAAACAGGAACTGATTCTGCAGTCAGGATATAAGGAACGGTTTTCCGTGGATATTTTGCGGGATACCCGCTTGTTTGAGGTCGCAGCAGGTGAGGAGATTGTGAGAGTAGGCCAGCAGCCCGCCTGGCTCTTCTATCTCGTGCGCGGACGCGCCAGACTGTACGCCACCTCAGCCAATGGGCGGGTGTCGCTGATCGACTTCTTTACTGCACCCTGTTTTATTGGCGAAATTGAATTAGTTGACGCGGATCACGAACCCCGGGCTGTTCAGGCTATTGAAGCGTGCTGGTGTCTGGCGTTGCCGATGAAGCAGTACCGCCCCTTATTGTTGAATGATGCAACATTTTTACGGCATTTGTGCATTGCGCTAAGCCGCAAAAATTATCGCAATATTGTTTCGCTTACCCAAAATCAATCTTTCCCGCTGATTAATCGACTGGCGGCCTTTATTTTATTGACGCAGAATTGTGATATCTATCGCGAAAAACATACGCAGGCGGCCGAATATATGGGGGTCTCCTACCGTCATCTTCTTTATGTTATTGCGCAGTTCACTCAGGAAGGTGTACTGATAAAGCAAAAAGCGGGCTATATCATCAAAAATAAATCCCGACTGCTTAATCTGGCGCGGGAGATGGATCCCGAAAATAATTTCTCTGAATTATTACGTTAA
- a CDS encoding CobW family GTP-binding protein has product MTKTNLITGFLGSGKTTSILHLLANKDPAEKWAVLVNEFGEVGIDGALLADSGAMIKEIPGGCMCCVNGLPMQVGLNTLLRQGKPDRLLIEPTGLGHPKQILDLLTSPVYEPWIDLRATLCVLDPRQLLDEKAVQNDNFRDQLASADIIIANKEDRATQESREALKIWWQHVGGERQLQYATQGNIDIALLDLPRLNTVELPASAEHNHSHRDQKGLAALSLPAHQRWRRNLNSGQGHQACGWIFDADTCFDTIGLLEWARLAPVDRVKGVMRTPDGLVRINRQGEDYFIETQGVAPPDSRIELISAVNTDWNALQASLLKLRLTSDN; this is encoded by the coding sequence GTGACCAAGACTAACCTGATCACCGGTTTTCTCGGCAGCGGCAAAACCACCTCAATTTTGCATCTGCTGGCCAATAAAGATCCTGCCGAAAAATGGGCCGTACTGGTCAATGAATTTGGCGAAGTGGGTATCGATGGCGCGCTGCTGGCCGACAGCGGCGCGATGATCAAAGAGATACCCGGAGGCTGCATGTGTTGTGTTAATGGTCTGCCGATGCAGGTTGGCCTGAACACGCTTCTGCGACAGGGTAAACCCGACCGCCTGCTCATCGAGCCCACTGGCCTTGGCCATCCTAAGCAGATCCTCGACCTGCTCACCTCGCCGGTTTATGAACCCTGGATCGATCTGCGTGCGACGTTGTGCGTACTCGACCCGCGTCAGCTGCTGGACGAAAAAGCGGTACAAAATGACAACTTCCGCGATCAGCTGGCTTCTGCCGATATTATCATTGCCAACAAAGAAGACCGGGCGACGCAAGAAAGCCGTGAAGCGCTTAAGATTTGGTGGCAACACGTCGGTGGGGAGCGTCAGTTGCAATACGCAACGCAGGGCAATATCGATATCGCCTTGTTAGATCTGCCGCGCCTGAACACGGTGGAACTGCCTGCCAGCGCGGAACACAACCATTCCCATCGCGATCAGAAAGGGCTTGCCGCCCTGAGCCTGCCCGCCCACCAGCGCTGGCGGCGTAACCTCAATAGCGGCCAGGGCCATCAGGCGTGCGGATGGATTTTTGACGCTGACACCTGTTTTGACACTATCGGTCTGCTGGAATGGGCGCGACTGGCGCCGGTTGATCGCGTTAAAGGGGTGATGCGCACGCCAGATGGCCTGGTGCGGATTAATCGCCAGGGGGAAGATTACTTCATCGAAACCCAGGGAGTGGCTCCGCCGGACAGTCGTATAGAGCTAATTAGTGCGGTAAATACCGACTGGAACGCACTTCAGGCTAGTCTGTTGAAGCTTCGTTTAACTTCCGACAACTAA
- the uxuA gene encoding mannonate dehydratase: MEQTWRWYGPNDPVSLDDVRQAGATGVVTALHHIPNGEVWPVEEIKQRQKLLAEKGLTWSVVESIPVHEEIKTHSGQCATWIANYQQSIRNLAACGIDTVCYNFMPILDWTRTDLEYELPDGSKALRFDQIAFAAFELHILKREGAAADYSPEEQQQAQTWFNAASAAEIEKLTRNIIAGLPGAEEGYTLDQFRTRLAEYGNIDKAQLRENMAHFLRAIVPVAEEAGVRLAVHPDDPPRPILGLPRIVSTIEDMQWLKETVDSINNGFTMCTGSYGVRADNDLVRMIETFGDRIHFTHLRATCREENPKTFHEAAHLGGDVNMVAVVDAILSEEQRRKKAGDVRPIPFRPDHGHQMLDDLRKKTNPGYSAIGRLKGMAEVRGVELALKMTKYPELL; encoded by the coding sequence ATGGAACAAACCTGGCGTTGGTATGGCCCGAACGATCCGGTTTCTCTTGATGACGTGCGCCAGGCAGGCGCGACCGGCGTGGTGACCGCGCTGCATCATATTCCTAACGGTGAGGTATGGCCGGTAGAAGAGATTAAACAGCGCCAGAAGCTGCTGGCCGAAAAAGGGCTCACCTGGTCGGTCGTGGAAAGCATTCCGGTGCACGAAGAGATCAAAACTCATTCCGGGCAGTGCGCGACCTGGATTGCCAACTACCAGCAGAGCATTCGTAATCTGGCGGCCTGCGGTATTGATACGGTCTGCTACAACTTTATGCCTATCCTCGACTGGACGCGCACCGATCTGGAATACGAATTGCCGGATGGCTCCAAAGCACTGCGCTTTGATCAGATCGCCTTCGCCGCATTTGAGCTGCATATTCTGAAGCGTGAAGGCGCCGCAGCCGATTACAGCCCTGAAGAGCAGCAACAAGCCCAGACATGGTTTAATGCGGCCAGCGCGGCAGAAATTGAAAAATTGACCCGCAATATTATTGCCGGCCTGCCGGGCGCTGAAGAGGGCTATACCCTCGACCAGTTCCGCACGCGTCTGGCGGAGTATGGCAATATCGATAAAGCACAGCTGCGGGAAAACATGGCCCACTTCCTGCGCGCTATCGTCCCGGTGGCAGAAGAAGCGGGTGTGCGTCTGGCAGTGCATCCGGACGATCCACCGCGTCCAATTCTCGGTCTGCCGCGTATTGTCTCTACCATTGAAGATATGCAGTGGCTGAAAGAGACCGTCGACAGCATCAACAATGGCTTCACCATGTGTACCGGCTCCTACGGCGTGCGTGCCGATAACGATCTGGTGCGGATGATCGAAACCTTTGGTGACCGTATTCACTTTACTCACCTGCGCGCTACCTGCCGGGAAGAGAATCCAAAAACCTTCCACGAAGCCGCGCATCTGGGCGGTGACGTGAATATGGTGGCGGTGGTGGACGCTATCCTCAGCGAAGAGCAACGCCGCAAGAAAGCGGGCGATGTGCGACCGATTCCATTCCGTCCCGATCACGGCCATCAAATGCTGGATGACCTGCGTAAGAAAACCAATCCTGGCTATTCGGCGATTGGGCGACTGAAGGGGATGGCGGAAGTGCGTGGCGTGGAATTGGCGCTAAAAATGACCAAATATCCCGAACTGCTGTAA
- the setB gene encoding sugar efflux transporter SetB: MHTTPAAARQKSFDLTSSAFLIVAFLTGIAGALQTPTLSLFLTTEVHARPAMVGFFFTGSAIIGIFVSQFLAGRSDKKGDRKSLIVFCCLLGVFACLLFAWNRNYFILLFVGVFLGSFGSTANPQMFALAREHADRTGREAVMFSSILRAQVSLAWVIGPPLAYALAMGFGFTVMYLSAAAAYIICGLMVWFFLPSMRKEPKLATGTLEAPRRNRRDALLLFIICTLMWGTNSLYIINMPLFIINELHLSEKLAGIMMGAAAGLEIPTMLIAGYYARRFGKRFLMRIAAVAGLLFYVGMLTASSPALLLGLQLLNAIYIGILAGIGMLYFQDLMPGQAGAATTLYTNTTRVGWIIAGSMAGVVAEIWSYHAVFWIALAMCVITCVCLTRIKDI, from the coding sequence ATGCATACGACTCCCGCTGCCGCCAGGCAAAAATCGTTTGATTTGACGTCATCGGCGTTTTTGATTGTGGCCTTCCTCACCGGTATTGCCGGTGCACTGCAAACCCCTACGCTGAGCCTGTTCCTGACCACGGAAGTGCATGCCCGTCCGGCGATGGTTGGCTTCTTTTTTACCGGCAGCGCTATCATCGGCATTTTTGTTAGCCAGTTTCTGGCGGGCCGCTCAGACAAAAAGGGCGATCGCAAAAGCTTGATCGTCTTCTGTTGTCTGCTGGGCGTGTTCGCCTGCCTGCTATTTGCCTGGAACCGTAACTACTTCATTTTGTTGTTCGTTGGCGTCTTTTTGGGGAGTTTTGGCTCTACGGCTAACCCGCAGATGTTTGCCCTCGCCCGCGAACATGCGGATCGCACCGGGCGTGAAGCGGTGATGTTCAGTTCAATATTGCGTGCCCAGGTTTCGCTGGCCTGGGTGATAGGTCCGCCGCTGGCTTACGCCCTGGCGATGGGTTTTGGCTTTACGGTGATGTATCTCAGCGCCGCAGCGGCGTACATCATTTGCGGCCTGATGGTATGGTTCTTTTTACCCTCTATGCGTAAAGAGCCGAAGCTGGCGACCGGTACGCTGGAAGCCCCGCGTCGTAACCGCCGCGACGCCCTGCTGCTGTTTATTATCTGCACATTGATGTGGGGTACTAACAGTCTGTACATCATCAATATGCCGCTGTTTATTATTAATGAACTGCATCTGTCGGAAAAACTGGCGGGCATCATGATGGGCGCGGCGGCGGGGCTGGAAATCCCGACCATGCTGATTGCCGGCTATTACGCCAGGCGCTTCGGCAAACGCTTTCTGATGCGTATTGCCGCCGTAGCAGGGCTGCTGTTCTATGTCGGGATGCTGACCGCCAGCTCACCGGCATTGTTGCTGGGTTTACAACTGCTCAATGCGATTTATATCGGCATTCTGGCGGGGATCGGCATGCTCTATTTTCAGGATTTAATGCCCGGTCAGGCGGGAGCAGCCACCACGCTTTATACCAATACGACGCGCGTGGGCTGGATTATCGCGGGCTCGATGGCCGGTGTGGTGGCCGAGATCTGGAGCTATCACGCGGTCTTCTGGATAGCGCTGGCGATGTGCGTAATCACCTGCGTTTGCCTGACGCGCATAAAAGACATTTAA
- the fruB gene encoding fused PTS fructose transporter subunit IIA/HPr protein produces the protein MFQLSVQDIHPGEQAGNKEEAIRQIAAALVQSGNVAAGYVDGMLAREQQTSTFLGNGIAIPHGTTDTRDQVLKTGVQVYQFPQGVLWGEGQVAYVAIGIAASSDEHLGLLRQLTHVLSDDAVAEQLKSATTAEELRALLMGEKQSEALKLDNATLSLDVVASDLVTLQAMNAARLKEAGAVDTAFVTHTITDKPLNLGQGVWLNDSAEGNLRSAVAVSRAASAFDVEGEKAALLVTVAMADDQPVAVLKRLSDLLLINKADKLLNADAATLLALLTSDDALTDDLLSAEYVVRNEHGLHARPGTMLVNTIKQFESDITVTNLDGSGKPANGRSLMKVVALGVKKGHRLRFTAQGADAEQALKAIGDAIAAGLGEGA, from the coding sequence ATGTTCCAGTTATCCGTACAGGACATTCATCCGGGCGAACAGGCCGGTAATAAAGAAGAGGCCATCCGGCAGATCGCTGCCGCGCTGGTGCAGTCTGGCAATGTTGCCGCTGGCTATGTTGATGGCATGCTGGCGCGTGAGCAGCAGACTTCAACCTTCCTCGGCAATGGCATCGCCATTCCTCATGGCACCACCGATACCCGCGATCAGGTTCTGAAGACCGGTGTGCAGGTGTATCAGTTCCCGCAGGGCGTGCTCTGGGGCGAAGGGCAGGTGGCGTATGTCGCCATCGGTATCGCCGCCAGCAGTGACGAACATCTGGGCCTGCTGCGTCAACTGACGCACGTGCTGAGCGATGACGCAGTGGCGGAACAACTGAAATCTGCCACCACCGCTGAAGAGCTGCGAGCACTGCTGATGGGTGAAAAGCAGAGCGAAGCGCTGAAGCTGGATAACGCGACGCTGTCGCTGGATGTGGTCGCCTCCGATCTGGTGACGCTGCAGGCGATGAACGCCGCACGTCTGAAAGAGGCGGGTGCGGTCGACACGGCATTCGTCACCCATACCATAACGGACAAGCCGCTGAACCTGGGCCAGGGCGTCTGGCTGAACGACAGTGCTGAAGGCAATCTGCGCAGCGCTGTTGCCGTCAGCCGTGCGGCCTCCGCATTTGATGTTGAAGGTGAGAAAGCAGCCCTGCTGGTGACCGTCGCGATGGCCGATGACCAGCCGGTTGCCGTGCTCAAACGCCTGAGCGATCTGCTGCTGATCAACAAAGCTGACAAATTGCTGAACGCAGATGCCGCGACCCTGCTGGCGCTGCTGACCAGCGATGACGCGCTGACCGACGACCTGCTCAGTGCAGAGTACGTGGTGCGTAACGAACACGGTCTGCATGCCCGCCCCGGCACCATGCTGGTTAATACCATCAAGCAGTTTGAAAGCGACATCACCGTCACTAACCTCGACGGCAGCGGTAAGCCCGCTAATGGCCGTAGCCTGATGAAAGTGGTCGCGCTGGGTGTGAAAAAAGGCCATCGCCTGCGCTTCACCGCCCAGGGTGCCGATGCTGAACAGGCGCTGAAAGCCATTGGCGATGCCATCGCGGCAGGTCTGGGGGAGGGCGCATAA